A region of Lepeophtheirus salmonis chromosome 13, UVic_Lsal_1.4, whole genome shotgun sequence DNA encodes the following proteins:
- the LOC121128159 gene encoding uncharacterized protein isoform X1, translating into MPSCCSVPGCSKRGGFRFPSNESICLQWRIALRRKDENNSLWIPSSFALVCDEHFKPDDYRVIMQSLADIGGKSCRRLKPTAVPSIFPWSNTEKKGDDTFDKYRGRKRYSLIDIENESEDNRVMKTAPNLEVVKEEAHTQNDNQDPLSLSQGKDCQPDNLITNYNQSIQTTYTTEDLLQSRSSIENSESDSSIIDGMDVPTLLHGGSTFIYDYIKWHVDAPDDFIVEIVNDDELEDEENTKDPSPKIPKKSGRGSRGPEPKFVSSSPEYFCSICNRAFTTQFAHKRHNAVQHGVIAKDKAHFKCVECYKIFFCNDELNRHMIKAHNCPNTVIYRCDQCGRLFPSKYELARHKVKIHEPRTIPCTFCNEKFSRHFLMRDHMKRTHTRSLEVKCKTCNEMVPLSDMEAHMIREHSTTWKCLVCGKIFLKQSLMIQHELEQHSG; encoded by the exons ATGCCATCGTGTTGTTCTGTCCCGGGGTGTTCGAAAAGAGGGGGATTCCGATTTCCCTCAAACGAAAGTATATGCCTTCAATGGAGGATTGCTCTGAGACGAAAAGACGAAAATAACTCTCTCTGGATTCCATCATCTTTCGCCTTGGTATGTGACGAGCACTTCAAGCCAGACGATTACAGGGTGATAATGCAAAGCTTAGCAGACATTGGGGGGAAATCATGTCGGCGCTTGAAACCAACTGCAGTCCCATCTATTTTTCCCTGGTCTAACACAGAAAAAAAGGGAGATGATACCTTTGATAAGTATCGAGGTAGGAAGCGCTATAGTTTGATTGACATTGAAAATGAG AGCGAGGACAACAGGGTAATGAAGACAGCTCCCAACTTGGAAGTGGTAAAAGAGGAAGCACACACTCAGAATGACAATCAGGACCCTTTAAGTCTATCCCAAGGCAAAGATTGCCAACCGGATAATttgattacaaattataatcagTCCATCCAAACCACATATACTACTGAAGACCTCCTTCAATCTCGATCCTCAATCGAAAACTCTGAGAGTGATTCATcaa TCATTGATGGAATGGACGTACCGACTTTACTCCACGGTGGGTCAACCTTCATATATGATTACATAAAGTGGCATGTAGATGCACCTGACGACTTTATTGTTGAAATAGTGAATGACGATGAATTGGAAGATGAAGAAAACACTAAAGATCCATCCCCAAAAATCCCTAAAAAGTCTGGAAGAGGATCACGAGGTCCCGAGCCGAAGTTTGTTTCCAGTTCACCAGAG TACTTTTGTTCCATATGCAATAGAGCTTTTACAACGCAGTTTGCTCACAAGAGACATAACGCGGTTCAGCATGGAGTTATTGCAAAGGACAAGGCTCATTTCAAATGTGTTGAATgctacaaaatattcttttgtaatGACGAACTGAATCGTCACATGATCAAAGCTCATAATTGTCCAAACACAGTCATTTATCGATGTGATCAATGTGGACgactttttccttcaaaatatgaacttgCCCGCCACAAAGTTAAAATCCATGAGCCCAGAACGATTCCTTGTACATTCTGTAATGAAAAGTTTTCCCGACATTTCCTCATGAGAGATCACATGAAACGTACACATACCAGATCTCTCGAAGTAAAGTGCAAAACCTGCAATGAAATGGTACCTTTAAGTGATATGGAGGCTCACATGATTAGAGAACATTCCACAACTTGGAAATGCTTAGTTtgtggcaaaatatttttaaaacaatctcTTATGATTCAGCATGAGTTGGAGCAGCATTCTGGTTAA
- the LOC121128159 gene encoding uncharacterized protein isoform X2 produces MPSCCSVPGCSKRGGFRFPSNESICLQWRIALRRKDENNSLWIPSSFALVCDEHFKPDDYRVIMQSLADIGGKSCRRLKPTAVPSIFPWSNTEKKGDDTFDKYRGRKRYSLIDIENESKKSEDNRVMKTAPNLEVVKEEAHTQNDNQDPLSLSQGKDCQPDNLITNYNQSIQTTYTTEDLLQSRSSIENSESDSSIIDGMDVPTLLHGGSTFIYDYIKWHVDAPDDFIVEIVNDDELEDEENTKDPSPKIPKKSGRGSRGPEPKFVSSSPEYFCSICNRAFTTQFAHKRHNAVQHGVIAKDKAHFKCVECYKIFFCNDELNRHMIKAHNCPNTVIYRCDQCGRLFPSKYELARHKVKIHEPRTIPCTFCNEKFSRHFLMRDHMKRTHTRSLEVKCKTCNEMVPLSDMEAHMIREHSTTWKCLVCGKIFLKQSLMIQHELEQHSG; encoded by the exons ATGCCATCGTGTTGTTCTGTCCCGGGGTGTTCGAAAAGAGGGGGATTCCGATTTCCCTCAAACGAAAGTATATGCCTTCAATGGAGGATTGCTCTGAGACGAAAAGACGAAAATAACTCTCTCTGGATTCCATCATCTTTCGCCTTGGTATGTGACGAGCACTTCAAGCCAGACGATTACAGGGTGATAATGCAAAGCTTAGCAGACATTGGGGGGAAATCATGTCGGCGCTTGAAACCAACTGCAGTCCCATCTATTTTTCCCTGGTCTAACACAGAAAAAAAGGGAGATGATACCTTTGATAAGTATCGAGGTAGGAAGCGCTATAGTTTGATTGACATTGAAAATGAG AGCAAAAAGAGCGAGGACAACAGGGTAATGAAGACAGCTCCCAACTTGGAAGTGGTAAAAGAGGAAGCACACACTCAGAATGACAATCAGGACCCTTTAAGTCTATCCCAAGGCAAAGATTGCCAACCGGATAATttgattacaaattataatcagTCCATCCAAACCACATATACTACTGAAGACCTCCTTCAATCTCGATCCTCAATCGAAAACTCTGAGAGTGATTCATcaa TCATTGATGGAATGGACGTACCGACTTTACTCCACGGTGGGTCAACCTTCATATATGATTACATAAAGTGGCATGTAGATGCACCTGACGACTTTATTGTTGAAATAGTGAATGACGATGAATTGGAAGATGAAGAAAACACTAAAGATCCATCCCCAAAAATCCCTAAAAAGTCTGGAAGAGGATCACGAGGTCCCGAGCCGAAGTTTGTTTCCAGTTCACCAGAG TACTTTTGTTCCATATGCAATAGAGCTTTTACAACGCAGTTTGCTCACAAGAGACATAACGCGGTTCAGCATGGAGTTATTGCAAAGGACAAGGCTCATTTCAAATGTGTTGAATgctacaaaatattcttttgtaatGACGAACTGAATCGTCACATGATCAAAGCTCATAATTGTCCAAACACAGTCATTTATCGATGTGATCAATGTGGACgactttttccttcaaaatatgaacttgCCCGCCACAAAGTTAAAATCCATGAGCCCAGAACGATTCCTTGTACATTCTGTAATGAAAAGTTTTCCCGACATTTCCTCATGAGAGATCACATGAAACGTACACATACCAGATCTCTCGAAGTAAAGTGCAAAACCTGCAATGAAATGGTACCTTTAAGTGATATGGAGGCTCACATGATTAGAGAACATTCCACAACTTGGAAATGCTTAGTTtgtggcaaaatatttttaaaacaatctcTTATGATTCAGCATGAGTTGGAGCAGCATTCTGGTTAA